In Haloterrigena turkmenica DSM 5511, a single genomic region encodes these proteins:
- a CDS encoding CBS domain-containing protein, producing MELPTPADLRQRRTELGLTQSELAETADVSQPLIARIEGGDVDPRLSTLRRIVNALEKAESDVVRAEDLMNEAVVNVAPDDAVKEAARKMEEEAYSQLAVIQDGIPVGSISQGDLVHLDSEARDEPVEEHMSESFPTVSKDATLDEISNLLEHYKAVMITEAGETVGIITEADIASRFS from the coding sequence ATGGAACTTCCGACGCCCGCGGATCTGCGCCAGCGCCGTACCGAACTCGGGCTGACCCAGAGCGAACTCGCGGAGACGGCCGACGTCTCCCAGCCGCTGATTGCCCGAATCGAGGGCGGGGACGTCGACCCACGGCTCTCGACGCTGCGCCGCATCGTCAACGCCTTAGAGAAGGCCGAGAGCGACGTCGTCCGCGCCGAGGACCTGATGAACGAGGCCGTCGTCAACGTCGCCCCCGACGACGCCGTCAAAGAAGCCGCCCGGAAGATGGAGGAGGAAGCCTACTCCCAGCTCGCCGTCATTCAGGACGGCATTCCGGTCGGCTCGATCAGCCAGGGCGACCTCGTCCACCTCGATTCGGAGGCCCGCGACGAACCCGTCGAAGAACACATGAGTGAGAGCTTCCCGACGGTGTCGAAGGACGCGACGCTAGACGAAATCAGCAACTTGCTCGAACACTACAAGGCCGTGATGATCACCGAGGCCGGCGAGACGGTCGGGATCATCACCGAGGCCGACATCGCCTCGCGGTTCTCCTAG
- a CDS encoding ABC transporter permease subunit produces MSIGSSDGLLAGLRRPFEGPNTMGNTPGFWLGFVAAVAVLAALPALFGYYAAEIGAVFLAYALLGVSLAFIWGYCGILSFGQVAFFGIGGYAFGVVAINVPTLTGATLGLLAAVAVSTLVAAALGYFMFYGGVRDVYVTILTLVVALVLYTFMGQTAGGEWAIGDARLGGFNGMSGVPDLGIGIGSIGLEIGIVGHYYVTLGALAATYLGLRALVNSRFGYAMVATREDESRTEMFGYNTTFIKFAVFTIGGAIAGLSGVLFTTQNNYIDPSVFGITAAALPVVWASVGGRTSLLGTVGAALAIQFVDYQLALSGSEWALVIIGSLLVFVVLVMPEGVAPRLRDLVVDYRSSEPTPADAPAGTEEVSD; encoded by the coding sequence ATGAGCATCGGCTCGAGCGACGGACTGCTGGCCGGGCTCCGCCGGCCGTTCGAGGGGCCGAACACGATGGGGAACACGCCGGGCTTCTGGCTCGGATTCGTCGCCGCCGTAGCCGTCCTCGCGGCGCTGCCGGCCCTCTTCGGCTACTACGCCGCCGAGATCGGCGCCGTGTTCCTCGCGTACGCCCTGCTGGGCGTCAGCCTCGCCTTTATCTGGGGCTACTGCGGAATCTTGAGCTTCGGCCAGGTGGCGTTCTTCGGCATCGGCGGCTACGCGTTCGGCGTCGTCGCGATCAACGTGCCGACGCTGACCGGGGCGACGCTGGGGCTGCTGGCCGCGGTCGCCGTCTCGACGCTCGTGGCCGCCGCGCTGGGCTACTTCATGTTCTACGGCGGCGTCCGGGACGTCTACGTGACGATCTTAACGCTCGTCGTCGCGCTGGTCCTCTATACGTTTATGGGCCAGACCGCCGGCGGCGAGTGGGCGATCGGCGACGCCCGTCTCGGCGGGTTCAACGGGATGAGCGGCGTCCCCGACCTCGGGATCGGAATCGGTTCGATCGGCCTCGAGATCGGCATCGTCGGCCACTACTACGTGACGCTGGGCGCGCTCGCGGCGACCTACCTCGGCCTGCGCGCGCTGGTCAACAGTCGGTTCGGGTACGCGATGGTCGCGACCCGCGAGGACGAGAGCCGGACCGAGATGTTCGGCTACAACACGACGTTCATCAAGTTCGCCGTGTTCACGATCGGCGGTGCGATCGCCGGCCTCAGCGGCGTCCTGTTCACCACGCAGAACAACTACATCGATCCGAGCGTGTTCGGCATCACCGCCGCCGCCCTGCCGGTCGTCTGGGCCAGCGTCGGCGGCCGGACCTCGCTTCTGGGCACCGTCGGCGCCGCGCTCGCGATCCAGTTCGTCGACTATCAGCTCGCGCTCTCGGGCAGCGAGTGGGCGCTGGTGATCATCGGCTCGCTGCTGGTGTTCGTCGTCCTCGTGATGCCCGAGGGGGTCGCGCCGCGGCTCCGCGATCTCGTCGTCGACTACCGCTCGTCCGAGCCGACGCCGGCAGACGCGCCGGCCGGCACTGAGGAGGTGAGCGACTGA
- a CDS encoding DUF555 domain-containing protein: MGNYLVAMEAAWLVRDVEEIDDAIGVAVSEAGKRLNSEDMDYVEVEVGATGCPACGEPFDSAFIAADTALVGLALEMEVYNADSEEHASRIAKSEVGGALRDVPLSVVDIIETEEED; the protein is encoded by the coding sequence ATGGGCAATTATCTCGTCGCGATGGAAGCCGCGTGGCTCGTTCGTGACGTCGAAGAGATCGACGACGCGATCGGCGTCGCCGTCAGCGAAGCCGGGAAACGACTCAACAGCGAAGACATGGACTACGTCGAGGTCGAGGTCGGCGCGACGGGCTGTCCCGCCTGCGGGGAACCCTTCGACTCCGCGTTCATCGCGGCCGACACCGCGCTCGTCGGCCTCGCCCTCGAGATGGAAGTGTACAACGCCGACAGCGAGGAACACGCCTCCCGAATCGCCAAGAGCGAAGTCGGCGGCGCGCTGCGTGACGTTCCCCTCTCGGTCGTCGACATCATCGAGACGGAAGAGGAGGACTGA
- the urtB gene encoding urea ABC transporter, permease protein UrtB — MATPELLNLGFEFVEIFAFIVLATVGLAVIFGMMGIINLAHGEFILVGAYATSFAVAAGLPLAVAMAVGVVATAAFGLVLERLIIRRLYGRLLDSMVVTWGISLVMIQLTRIAFGNTAPGVGIPFGQLPVVDGPVYYLVLAVVAVGVLGGLYALFTWTDFGVRARATMQDEETARSMGVDTDQMYMSTFAIGSGLAGLAGALYAPVMTVTPEYGTSFLVESFVAVVVGGSSVLLGTILASGFLGTVNAAFTNIAGTFMGQVAMLVAAIVAIRLMPDGITGLLSDLREKWGESE; from the coding sequence GTGGCGACACCGGAACTCCTGAACCTCGGCTTCGAGTTCGTCGAGATCTTCGCCTTCATCGTCCTCGCGACGGTGGGACTGGCGGTGATCTTCGGCATGATGGGGATCATCAACCTCGCCCACGGCGAGTTCATCCTCGTCGGCGCCTACGCGACCTCCTTCGCCGTCGCCGCCGGCCTGCCGCTGGCGGTCGCGATGGCCGTCGGCGTCGTCGCGACGGCCGCCTTCGGGCTCGTCCTCGAGCGGCTGATCATCCGCCGGCTCTACGGCCGGCTGCTCGATTCGATGGTCGTCACGTGGGGGATCAGCCTCGTGATGATCCAGCTAACCCGGATCGCCTTCGGCAACACCGCGCCCGGCGTGGGGATCCCGTTCGGCCAGCTCCCGGTCGTCGACGGGCCGGTCTACTACCTCGTGCTCGCGGTCGTCGCGGTCGGCGTGCTCGGCGGGCTGTACGCGCTGTTCACGTGGACCGACTTCGGCGTCCGCGCACGCGCGACGATGCAAGACGAGGAGACCGCCCGCAGCATGGGCGTCGACACCGACCAGATGTACATGTCGACGTTCGCCATCGGCTCCGGGCTCGCCGGACTGGCTGGCGCGCTGTACGCGCCCGTGATGACCGTCACGCCCGAGTACGGGACCAGCTTCCTCGTCGAGTCGTTCGTCGCCGTCGTCGTCGGCGGCTCCTCGGTCCTCCTCGGGACGATCCTCGCAAGCGGGTTCCTCGGCACGGTCAACGCCGCGTTCACGAACATCGCCGGGACCTTCATGGGACAGGTCGCGATGCTGGTCGCCGCCATCGTCGCCATCCGTCTGATGCCCGACGGGATCACCGGGCTGCTGTCCGATCTCCGCGAGAAGTGGGGTGAGAGCGAATGA
- the sugE gene encoding quaternary ammonium compound efflux SMR transporter SugE: MSWYLLVLAGLFEIGWAIGLGYSDGLSRPLPTLATVVSLVISMGLLALAVRDLPVGTAYAVWTGIGAVGTASLGIVLFDEPASATRVAFLSVIVVGIVGLHLTGGH; encoded by the coding sequence ATGTCCTGGTATCTCTTGGTGCTCGCGGGACTGTTCGAAATCGGCTGGGCGATCGGGCTCGGGTATTCTGACGGGCTCTCGAGGCCGCTCCCGACGCTCGCTACCGTCGTCTCCCTCGTCATCAGCATGGGGCTGTTGGCCCTGGCCGTTCGGGACCTGCCGGTGGGGACGGCCTACGCGGTCTGGACGGGGATCGGCGCCGTCGGAACCGCGTCGCTCGGAATCGTCCTCTTCGACGAACCCGCGTCGGCGACTCGAGTCGCCTTCCTCAGCGTGATCGTCGTCGGCATCGTCGGACTACACCTCACCGGGGGCCACTGA
- a CDS encoding translation initiation factor eIF-2B: MIDETVEQIQEMQTHSSSVVAVRATRALEELLEREFATVEEYTRALERNGSVLRRANPSHASLQNAVREVVDDVTDADPDSVEEAKQYTQDKIDAVVSRVESGKELAAENAAEFLSDGATLLTHDYSSTVLEALERATADGKQFEVYITEARPRFIGRKTARALSDLDGVETTLITDSAHGVYLEECDRVVVGMDCIVEDTLYNRVGTFPIASTAARLDVPVTVLGSASKIVSEGFVFENEFRPGSEVMPEPAEGFAVENPNYDATPIELLESVVTDEGRQTF; the protein is encoded by the coding sequence ATGATCGACGAGACGGTCGAGCAGATCCAGGAGATGCAGACCCACAGCTCCTCGGTGGTGGCCGTCCGCGCGACGCGGGCCCTAGAGGAGTTACTCGAGCGGGAGTTCGCTACCGTCGAGGAGTACACGCGTGCCCTCGAGCGCAACGGCTCGGTGCTTCGCCGAGCGAACCCTTCCCACGCCTCGCTGCAGAACGCGGTCCGGGAGGTCGTCGACGACGTCACCGACGCCGACCCCGACAGCGTCGAGGAGGCCAAACAGTACACTCAGGATAAGATCGACGCGGTCGTCTCCCGCGTCGAGTCCGGGAAGGAACTCGCGGCCGAGAACGCCGCCGAGTTCCTCTCGGACGGCGCGACGCTGCTGACTCACGACTACTCCTCGACGGTGCTGGAGGCCCTCGAGCGGGCGACCGCCGACGGCAAGCAGTTCGAAGTCTACATCACCGAGGCCCGACCGCGCTTCATCGGGCGCAAGACGGCGCGAGCGCTCTCGGACCTCGATGGCGTCGAGACGACGCTGATCACCGACAGCGCCCACGGGGTCTACCTCGAGGAGTGTGACCGCGTCGTCGTCGGCATGGACTGCATCGTCGAGGACACGCTGTACAACCGCGTCGGCACGTTCCCGATCGCGTCGACGGCCGCGCGACTGGACGTCCCCGTCACCGTCCTCGGCTCGGCGTCGAAGATCGTCAGTGAGGGGTTCGTCTTCGAAAACGAGTTTCGGCCGGGAAGCGAGGTGATGCCGGAACCCGCGGAGGGCTTCGCCGTCGAAAACCCCAATTACGACGCGACGCCAATCGAACTGCTCGAGAGCGTCGTCACCGACGAGGGACGACAGACGTTCTAA
- the psmB gene encoding archaeal proteasome endopeptidase complex subunit beta, with the protein MRAPQHNSDFSRTVDQLADDPNPYEPEIGSMPQNDLTRADLDNVNKTGTTTIGISTADGVVIATDMRASLGGRFVSNKNVQKVEQIHPTGALTLVGSVGGAQSFISSLRAEVNLYESRRGEQMSIDALATLAGNFARGGPFFAIHPILGGVDEEGSHVYSIDPAGGVMEDDYTVTGSGMQLAYGHLEQAYEEDMSNEEAVSVAAHGIKSAVERDTGSGNGVFLCEITDEGVDIHGHHDFDEVL; encoded by the coding sequence ATGCGAGCACCTCAGCATAATTCGGACTTCTCCCGTACCGTCGACCAGTTGGCCGACGATCCGAACCCCTACGAGCCCGAGATCGGCTCGATGCCCCAGAACGACCTGACGCGGGCCGACCTCGACAACGTCAACAAGACCGGAACGACGACGATCGGCATCTCGACGGCCGACGGCGTCGTCATCGCGACGGACATGCGCGCCAGCCTCGGCGGCCGGTTCGTCTCGAACAAGAACGTTCAGAAGGTCGAGCAGATCCACCCGACCGGCGCGCTCACGCTCGTCGGCTCGGTCGGCGGCGCCCAGTCGTTCATCTCGAGTCTCCGTGCCGAGGTCAACCTCTACGAGTCCCGACGCGGCGAGCAGATGAGCATCGACGCGCTCGCGACGCTGGCGGGCAACTTCGCTCGCGGCGGCCCGTTCTTCGCCATCCACCCGATCCTGGGCGGCGTCGACGAAGAGGGCAGCCACGTCTACAGCATCGACCCCGCTGGCGGGGTCATGGAGGACGACTACACCGTCACCGGCTCCGGGATGCAACTCGCCTACGGACACCTCGAGCAGGCCTACGAGGAGGACATGTCCAACGAGGAGGCCGTCTCGGTCGCGGCCCACGGCATCAAGTCCGCCGTCGAGCGAGACACCGGCTCCGGGAACGGCGTCTTCCTCTGTGAGATCACCGACGAGGGCGTCGACATCCACGGCCACCACGACTTCGACGAAGTCCTGTAA
- a CDS encoding DUF5783 family protein translates to MTEFDPEKFEDKYVHYFEELQEAYSNAYNQLHGRYDSAILKAIDRNVLSESEPFYEGDGEFRVALPDERVEEVRAAVGDDERFDTVLEELTTRIETELQRIFGFEPDA, encoded by the coding sequence ATGACCGAGTTCGACCCCGAGAAGTTCGAGGACAAGTACGTCCACTACTTCGAGGAACTCCAGGAGGCCTACTCGAACGCCTACAATCAACTCCACGGCCGATACGACTCAGCGATTCTCAAAGCGATCGACCGGAACGTCCTGAGCGAGAGCGAACCGTTCTACGAAGGCGATGGGGAGTTCCGCGTCGCCCTCCCCGACGAGCGCGTCGAGGAGGTCCGGGCCGCCGTCGGCGACGACGAGCGATTCGATACCGTCCTCGAGGAACTCACCACTCGAATCGAGACCGAACTGCAGCGGATCTTCGGCTTCGAACCGGACGCCTGA
- a CDS encoding ABC transporter ATP-binding protein, whose product MLELTNLRASYGKTPILRDVDITVDEGEIVGIMGKNGVGKTTLIKAVMGLLEADEGTIVFDGEDVTDEPADVRARRGMGYIPQGRDVFPELTVEENLRMGETINEGNDCLQYEAVYDYFPILEERREQEAGTMSGGQQQMLAIGRALIGNPDLLLLDEPSEGVQPSIVQDITRDLRGVNEELGTTICFVEQNLHVVQNLAERCYAIDKGEIVDELGPDRLESRDAVTEYLAV is encoded by the coding sequence ATGCTCGAACTCACGAACCTGCGCGCGTCGTACGGCAAGACACCGATCCTCCGCGACGTCGACATCACCGTCGACGAGGGGGAGATCGTCGGCATCATGGGGAAAAACGGCGTCGGGAAGACGACGCTGATCAAGGCCGTCATGGGCCTGCTCGAGGCCGACGAGGGAACCATCGTCTTCGACGGCGAGGACGTCACCGACGAGCCGGCCGACGTCCGCGCCCGCCGCGGGATGGGCTACATTCCGCAGGGTCGGGACGTCTTCCCCGAGTTGACCGTCGAGGAGAACCTGCGGATGGGCGAGACGATCAACGAGGGCAACGACTGCCTGCAGTACGAGGCCGTCTACGACTACTTCCCGATCCTCGAGGAGCGCCGCGAGCAGGAGGCGGGGACGATGAGCGGCGGTCAACAGCAGATGCTCGCGATCGGGCGCGCACTGATCGGCAACCCCGACCTGCTCCTCCTCGACGAGCCCTCCGAGGGCGTCCAGCCTTCGATCGTTCAGGACATCACGCGGGACCTGCGGGGCGTCAACGAGGAGCTCGGGACGACGATCTGCTTCGTCGAACAGAACCTCCACGTCGTGCAAAACCTCGCGGAACGCTGCTACGCCATCGACAAGGGAGAGATCGTCGACGAACTCGGACCCGACCGCCTCGAGTCCCGCGACGCGGTGACGGAGTATCTCGCGGTATGA
- a CDS encoding urea ABC transporter substrate-binding protein has product MTGRRCSRRDVLAGGSASVLAGLAGCVAEGGLVGLSDGSSGPTVAILEDRSGTFALTGTAKYRTTKLAIEEINRDGGILGEEIEVFAPDPQSDNMRYQDLTRYAIYREDVDVMWAGYSSATREAIRPIVNEHEQLYFYTTQYEGGVCDETVFPLGATARQQLGAVVPYMIEEYGDEIYTIAADYNFGQLSGDWVKIIAEEHGAEVVGEEYIPLGESQFGSTINDIQSADPDFVMSMLVGQDHSSFYEQRLASGLTDIPVGTSTNMAQEREHLRIDPPALEDVYAGVSYMEELPTERNEAFVERYYDRWDDAEYINQEAQNNYFSVYLYKEAVERAGTFDQEAVIEELEGGIEVEAPEGDVTLDPATHHVEHNMRVAHADETHEITFDDERTIEPSFLHDVGCDLTSEAEQTQYEPADYYEVI; this is encoded by the coding sequence GTGACCGGCCGTCGGTGCTCCCGACGCGACGTTCTCGCCGGGGGCTCTGCGAGCGTCCTCGCCGGACTCGCCGGCTGCGTCGCAGAAGGCGGCCTCGTCGGGCTCAGCGACGGCTCGAGCGGCCCGACGGTCGCCATTCTCGAGGACCGCTCCGGAACGTTCGCGCTGACGGGGACGGCCAAGTACCGGACGACGAAGCTGGCCATCGAGGAGATCAACCGCGACGGCGGGATCTTGGGCGAGGAGATCGAGGTCTTCGCCCCGGACCCGCAGTCGGACAACATGCGCTACCAGGACCTCACCCGGTACGCGATCTATCGGGAGGACGTCGACGTCATGTGGGCCGGCTACTCGAGTGCGACCCGGGAGGCGATCCGGCCGATCGTCAACGAACACGAGCAGCTGTACTTCTATACGACCCAGTACGAGGGCGGCGTCTGCGATGAGACGGTGTTCCCGCTGGGCGCGACGGCCCGCCAGCAACTCGGCGCGGTCGTCCCCTACATGATCGAGGAGTACGGTGACGAGATCTACACGATCGCCGCGGACTACAACTTCGGACAGCTGTCGGGCGACTGGGTGAAGATCATCGCCGAGGAACACGGCGCCGAGGTCGTCGGCGAGGAGTACATCCCGCTGGGCGAGTCGCAGTTCGGCTCGACGATCAACGACATCCAGTCGGCCGATCCCGACTTCGTGATGTCGATGCTCGTCGGCCAGGACCACTCCTCGTTCTACGAGCAGCGACTGGCCAGCGGGCTCACTGACATCCCGGTCGGGACGTCGACGAACATGGCACAGGAGCGCGAACACCTGCGGATCGATCCGCCCGCCCTGGAGGACGTCTACGCCGGCGTCAGCTACATGGAGGAGCTGCCGACCGAACGCAACGAGGCGTTCGTCGAGCGCTACTACGACCGCTGGGACGACGCCGAGTACATCAACCAGGAGGCCCAGAACAACTACTTCTCGGTCTACCTGTACAAGGAGGCGGTCGAACGCGCGGGCACGTTCGATCAGGAGGCGGTGATCGAGGAACTGGAGGGCGGAATCGAAGTCGAAGCGCCGGAGGGCGACGTCACGCTCGATCCGGCGACCCATCACGTCGAACACAACATGCGAGTCGCACACGCGGACGAGACCCACGAGATTACCTTCGACGACGAGCGGACGATCGAACCGTCGTTCCTGCACGACGTCGGCTGTGATCTCACGAGCGAAGCCGAACAGACCCAGTACGAACCGGCGGACTATTACGAGGTGATCTGA
- a CDS encoding ABC transporter ATP-binding protein: MGASDPTVMTTQAVDETGEGSSRILQTRDLRKEFGGLTATDDVDFSLEEGELRCLIGPNGAGKSTFLNLLTGQLEPTAGAIYYDGHDITDLPSYERVDRGISMKFQVPSIYEGLTVAQNLRIPLQQVADGDAFEARTSEILERFDLLAEHGTVASNLSHGQQQRLEIGMAMALEPNLMLLDEPVAGLSVEETAEIADLLREISDDDGVALIVIEHDIDFVESIADRVTVLDQGSIFREGTIEAVENDPEVKRIYLGEDH, encoded by the coding sequence ATGGGGGCCAGTGATCCGACCGTCATGACGACGCAGGCCGTCGACGAGACCGGCGAGGGCTCCTCGCGGATCCTCCAGACGCGGGATCTGCGCAAGGAGTTCGGCGGCCTCACCGCGACCGACGATGTCGACTTCAGTCTGGAGGAAGGGGAACTGCGCTGTCTCATCGGTCCCAACGGCGCGGGGAAGAGCACCTTCCTCAACCTGCTGACGGGCCAACTCGAGCCCACGGCGGGGGCGATCTATTACGACGGTCACGACATCACCGACCTGCCCTCGTACGAGCGGGTCGACCGCGGCATCAGCATGAAGTTTCAAGTGCCGAGCATCTACGAGGGGCTGACCGTAGCACAGAACCTGCGGATCCCGCTCCAGCAGGTCGCCGACGGCGACGCGTTCGAGGCGCGAACGAGCGAGATCCTCGAACGCTTCGACCTGCTCGCCGAGCACGGCACCGTCGCCTCGAACCTCTCGCACGGCCAACAGCAGCGACTGGAGATCGGGATGGCGATGGCGCTGGAGCCGAACCTCATGTTGCTGGACGAACCGGTCGCCGGCCTCTCGGTCGAGGAGACCGCCGAGATCGCCGACCTGCTGCGGGAGATTTCGGACGACGACGGCGTCGCGCTGATCGTCATCGAACACGACATCGACTTCGTCGAATCGATCGCGGATCGCGTCACCGTCCTCGATCAGGGCTCGATCTTCCGAGAAGGAACCATCGAGGCGGTCGAGAACGATCCCGAAGTCAAGCGGATTTATTTGGGGGAAGATCACTGA
- a CDS encoding Gfo/Idh/MocA family protein has product MIGDGIGVGIVGLGGMGNLHARSIADLGADVVAGTDLVEAQRRRFADEFGARTYETHEEMVVEDDVDAVIVTTPNRFHEPIAVDALEAGCHVLVEKPLAHTIESAERVARTAARADGICMVGFHNRHAASMAMFDEQHARGRFGDLTHVEANYVRRRGVPGPGSWFTDPELAGGGALLDIGVHALDLALYALDFPEITEVSGVTRTTFGTDTEYADPDGFGDNWDAEAETYEVDDSVSAFIRTAEGQTISLEAAWATNREESMDFRVRGTDAGAQFDIGDTTLNILEAGTAGGDHYADVTMTGDESVTGYAEQDEQFLAAIAAGATPETNTVEEALTVQRVIDAIYRSSETGRATELAEPQVSEFQLEQATRLE; this is encoded by the coding sequence ATGATCGGCGACGGTATCGGCGTCGGGATCGTCGGTCTGGGTGGGATGGGGAACCTGCACGCGCGTAGCATCGCCGATCTCGGTGCCGACGTCGTCGCCGGCACCGACCTCGTCGAGGCGCAGCGACGGCGCTTCGCCGACGAGTTCGGCGCGCGAACCTACGAGACCCACGAGGAGATGGTCGTCGAAGACGACGTCGACGCCGTCATCGTGACGACGCCCAACCGGTTTCACGAACCGATCGCCGTCGACGCCCTCGAGGCCGGCTGTCACGTGCTCGTCGAGAAGCCGCTGGCTCACACGATAGAGAGCGCCGAGCGAGTCGCCCGCACCGCCGCGCGCGCGGACGGGATCTGTATGGTCGGCTTCCACAACCGCCACGCCGCGTCCATGGCGATGTTCGACGAACAACACGCCCGCGGCCGCTTCGGCGACCTCACCCACGTCGAGGCCAACTACGTCCGCCGGCGGGGCGTCCCCGGCCCCGGCTCTTGGTTCACCGACCCCGAACTTGCCGGCGGCGGCGCCTTGCTCGACATCGGCGTTCACGCGCTCGATCTCGCCCTCTACGCGCTCGACTTCCCGGAGATCACCGAAGTGTCCGGCGTCACCCGGACGACGTTCGGCACCGACACGGAGTACGCCGACCCCGACGGTTTCGGCGACAACTGGGACGCCGAAGCGGAGACCTACGAGGTCGACGACTCCGTCAGCGCCTTCATCCGCACCGCCGAGGGCCAGACGATCTCGCTCGAGGCCGCCTGGGCGACCAACCGCGAGGAGAGCATGGATTTCCGCGTGCGCGGGACCGACGCCGGCGCGCAGTTCGACATCGGTGACACCACTCTCAACATCCTCGAGGCCGGCACCGCGGGCGGCGATCACTACGCCGACGTGACGATGACCGGCGACGAGTCGGTGACCGGCTACGCGGAACAGGACGAGCAGTTCCTCGCGGCGATCGCCGCGGGCGCGACGCCCGAGACGAACACCGTCGAGGAGGCCCTGACCGTCCAGCGCGTCATCGACGCGATCTACCGCTCGAGCGAGACGGGACGCGCGACCGAGCTCGCCGAACCACAGGTCTCGGAGTTCCAGCTCGAGCAGGCGACCCGACTCGAGTGA
- a CDS encoding ThuA domain-containing protein, giving the protein MADVTIWNEYRHEREDDDVAAVYPDGIHATIADALDDGGDERDDGPDHEIRTATLDDPEHGLPPDVLEETDVLLWWGHEAHDEVSEAVVDRVQQRVLEGMGLVVLHSGHYSKVFKRLMGTTCSLQYREDGGTERLWVVDPGHPIADGLDESIELPRTEMYGEPFDVPEPDRLVFTSWFEGGEVFRSGCCYRRGSGRIFYFRPGHEEYPIYEHEDVRRVLRNAVDWATPTEGAPRTFGERD; this is encoded by the coding sequence ATGGCCGACGTTACGATCTGGAACGAGTACCGCCACGAGCGCGAGGACGACGACGTCGCGGCCGTCTATCCGGACGGCATCCACGCGACGATCGCCGACGCGCTGGACGACGGCGGCGACGAGCGAGACGACGGGCCCGATCACGAGATCCGTACCGCGACGCTGGACGACCCCGAACACGGCCTTCCGCCGGACGTCCTCGAGGAGACCGACGTCTTGCTGTGGTGGGGCCACGAGGCCCACGACGAGGTCTCGGAGGCGGTCGTCGACCGCGTCCAGCAGCGGGTGCTCGAGGGGATGGGCCTGGTCGTCCTCCACTCGGGGCACTACTCGAAGGTCTTCAAACGACTCATGGGGACGACCTGTAGCCTGCAGTACCGCGAGGACGGGGGGACCGAACGGCTCTGGGTCGTCGACCCCGGCCACCCGATCGCCGATGGGCTCGACGAATCGATCGAACTCCCCCGAACGGAGATGTACGGCGAGCCGTTCGACGTCCCCGAGCCCGACCGGCTGGTGTTCACCAGCTGGTTCGAGGGCGGCGAGGTGTTCCGCAGCGGCTGTTGCTACCGGCGGGGCAGCGGCAGGATCTTCTACTTCCGGCCGGGCCACGAGGAGTATCCGATCTACGAGCACGAGGACGTCCGACGGGTGCTGCGCAACGCCGTCGACTGGGCGACGCCGACGGAGGGGGCGCCCCGGACGTTCGGCGAACGCGATTGA